Proteins from one Plasmodium cynomolgi strain B DNA, chromosome 10, whole genome shotgun sequence genomic window:
- a CDS encoding hypothetical protein (putative) — MVQGDEAKKRRNFFQTIFEQHAVRKKKKAKINLRIVYGSEGSNSYKKAKGFLNELIQFFQDIENICNEVNRIVTEEGGSHHIFNGRTNEVSHGDDKLVSCFLEYSKLLQRRNEQTARSGKNDSFHAEGVINPSHEALQQFHEKEKKCSDKFVNYLDCCISTNVCTVNFDFVNGNEFNDYTFFERTSEYDLNVMILFVSTASYGSFPRNCYKFEQLLEDLFNDFRVEKDFLKNIFYTCIGFGNKQYGSTHFCSPVKKCDKYLAYLGAQKLYKTLKLCDEENNEEAFLMWKCSLFKTISLGLLFYCFNFPQLCSFMPYADRKIYNSLQHYCFFFCAKADNRKGRDEDIRLRSRTDVASIEVPQEGGHYSHGVVQKGESPPTNASCSTCGEGTNQGCTPPNGDEWEEVPTSEKNSDDEMVEKSALTTYGIKKREDVKSTSLCSSGDELEDLIPDKPKDMLTSNQRNKLTKEGYKIIGSHSAVKLCRWTKSHLRGRGGCYKHTFYGINSYQCMEATPSLACANKCVFCWRHHKNPVGTHWKWNKDDAEMIVQEALKKHKGMIKELKGAHGVIKERFDEAVHVRHCALSLVGEPIMYPDINKLIDELHSKNVSTFLVTNAQFPNELQKLHKVTQLYLSIDAPNEEALKNIDRPLFKDFWDRYIRCIKILKKRKERTVFRFTLVKEYNMMSEEILSYSKLIEYGYPDFIEIKAVTYCGSSDGYQLTMKNIPWHEEVYQFAFSLIHSNGYLSDAYEIACEHRHSCSILIAKKEFKINDKWHTWIDYEMFQCLVRQNKDFTAADYCAETPAWAVMGAEERGFNPCDERVYTKGKKKNKPPITE, encoded by the coding sequence ATGGTGCAGGGGGACGAGGCgaaaaaacggaggaacTTCTTCCAAACCATTTTTGAGCAGCATGCcgttcggaaaaaaaaaaaggcaaagatCAATCTAAGAATAGTATACGGATCGGAAGGGTCCAACAGCTACAAAAAAGCGAAGGGGTTTCTAAACGAattaatacaatttttccaagacatagaaaatatatgtaacgAAGTAAACAGAATAGTAACGGAGGAGGGAGGGAGCCACCACATTTTCAACGGAAGGACAAACGAAGTGAGTCATGGGGATGACAAATTAGTGAGCTGTTTTTTGGAGTATTCAAAATTGTTACAAAGGAGGAATGAACAAACTGCAAGGAGTGGCAAAAACGACTCATTCCATGCAGAGGGGGTAATAAATCCTTCACATGAAGCTTTACAACAATTTcatgagaaggaaaaaaaatgtagcgaTAAATTTGTGAACTACCTAGACTGTTGTATAAGCACCAATGTCTGCACAGTCAACTTCGATTTTGTCAATGGCAACGAGTTCAACGATTATACGTTCTTCGAACGCACCAGTGAATACGATTTAAATGTGATGATACTATTTGTGAGTACAGCTAGCTATGGTTCTTTCCCCAGGAATTGCTACAAGTTTGAACAACTGTTGGAAGATCTATTTAATGATTTCCGAGttgaaaaagattttttaaaaaatattttttatacttgcATAGGGTTTGGGAACAAACAGTACGGAAGTACTCACTTCTGCTCACCTGTTAAGAAATGCGACAAGTATCTCGCCTACTTGGgtgcacaaaaattatataagaCGTTAAAATTGTGTGATGAGGAAAACAACGAAGAAGCGTTTCTTATGTGGAAATGCAGTTTATTTAAAACGATCAGTTTGGGTCTCCTTTTCTACTGTTTTAATTTCCCCCAGTTATGCTCCTTCATGCCGTATGCAGACAGGAAGATTTACAACTCCCTGCAGCATtattgcttctttttttgcgcaaaggCGGACAATAGGAAGGGGAGAGATGAGGACATCAGGTTGAGGAGCAGAACTGACGTGGCGTCGATTGAGGTGCCACAGGAGGGGGGACATTACAGCCATGGGGTTGTTCAGAAGGGGGAAAGTCCTCCTACCAACGCGTCATGCAGCACCTGCGGAGAAGGCACCAACCAAGGGTGcacccccccaaatggtgaCGAATGGGAAGAAGTTCCCACCTCCGAGAAAAACAGCGATGATGAAATGGTAGAAAAAAGTGCACTTACTACTTatgggataaaaaaaagggaagatgtGAAAAGTACATCTCTCTGTAGCAGCGGTGACGAATTGGAAGACCTCATCCCGGACAAACCAAAAGATATGCTTACATCCAACCAACGAAATAAGCTAACAAAGGAAGGATACAAAATTATCGGTTCCCACAGTGCAGTCAAATTATGCAGATGGACCAAATCACATTTAAGAGGTCGAGGAGGATGTTATAAGCATACCTTTTATGGAATCAATTCTTATCAATGTATGGAAGCCACACCAAGTCTAGCTTGTGCCAATAAATGCGTTTTCTGTTGGAGACATCACAAAAATCCTGTGGGAACTCACTGGAAATGGAATAAAGACGACGCAGAAATGATAGTACAAGAAGCacttaaaaaacataaaggGATGATTAAAGAATTGAAAGGAGCACATGGAGTTATTAAAGAAAGATTTGATGAAGCAGTTCATGTTAGACATTGTGCCTTGTCCTTAGTAGGGGAACCAATAATGTACCCAGATATTAACAAACTTATTGATGAACTGCATAGTAAAAACGTGTCAACTTTTCTAGTTACGAATGCACAGTTCCCAAATGAGttgcaaaaattacacaaagtGACACAACTTTACCTTTCGATTGATGCTCCTAATGAAGAAGCTTTGAAGAACATAGACAGGCCATTATTTAAAGATTTTTGGGACCGATATATACGGtgcattaaaattttaaaaaagagaaaagaaagaactgTATTTAGATTTACCCTAGTCAAAGAATACAATATGATGTCtgaagaaattttaagtTATTCTAAATTGATAGAATATGGTTATCCAGAttttattgaaataaaaGCTGTAACTTATTGTGGTTCCTCCGATGGTTATCAACTTACTATGAAAAACATCCCATGGCATGAAGAAGTATATCAGTTTGCCTTCAGTTTAATACACTCTAATGGGTATCTTTCCGATGCGTATGAAATTGCGTGTGAGCATAGACACTCTTGCAGCATTTtaatagcaaaaaaagaattcaaaaTTAATGATAAATGGCACACTTGGATTGATTATGAAATGTTTCAATGTTTGGTGAGGCAGAATAAAGATTTTACCGCCGCTGACTACTGTGCCGAGACCCCCGCCTGGGCCGTCATGGGTGCAGAGGAGCGGGGATTCAACCCCTGCGATGAGAGGGTCTACACGAagggcaagaaaaaaaataagccaCCCATTACAGAG